One stretch of Amycolatopsis sp. NBC_00345 DNA includes these proteins:
- a CDS encoding translation factor GTPase family protein, giving the protein MLTLTIGILAHVDAGKTSLTERLLFEAGVIGHLGSVDGGDTQTDSMELERRRGITIKSAVVAFTTGGRRVTLVDTPGHSDFIAEVERALRVLDGAVLVVSAVEGIQAQTRILMRTLTRLGIPVLVFVNKIDRMGAQEGPLLDALRAKLSPRCVALSTVTGLGTAQAKPSPLPFGEELAEALADDDRFLTAYVAGEVSEEDYRGALVRQVGLGTVHPVLFGSAITGAGVGELVTAVRELFPARTRDDAGPLDATVFKIERGRAGEKVAYTRVRSGSLGPRRPFPFYRRENDGTVVDLAGRASAVRVYEHGATPVEGTALAGDVARVWGLKDVRIGDQLGSPEHLPARGFFAPPSLETVVHPVDPDQGVALYAALERLSEQDPFIGIRRRGHEVSVRLYGEVQKEVVRSTLAEEFGVDVRFEESRTLYVERLSGIGTAMRNPAPDERVYFWATVGLRVEPAAPGSGVGYALAVELGSLPLAFHRAIEETVYETLRHGPRGWEVIDCLVTLTHTRFYPPLSTAGDFRGMTSIVLREAVRRAGTRVHEPVNAFEAEVPTAAVSAVLRKLVELRAVPGEPIVRGAVCTVAGTIPAASVHELEQALPALTQGEGVFVSEFGEYRPR; this is encoded by the coding sequence ATGCTGACCCTGACCATCGGAATTCTCGCGCATGTCGACGCCGGTAAGACCAGCCTGACCGAGCGCCTGCTCTTCGAAGCGGGCGTGATCGGCCACCTCGGCAGCGTCGACGGCGGCGACACCCAAACCGACTCGATGGAGCTGGAACGCCGCCGCGGCATCACCATCAAGTCCGCCGTCGTGGCGTTCACCACGGGCGGGCGCCGCGTCACGCTCGTCGACACCCCCGGCCACTCGGACTTCATCGCGGAGGTCGAGCGCGCGCTGCGGGTGCTCGACGGCGCCGTGCTCGTCGTCTCGGCCGTCGAAGGAATCCAGGCGCAGACCCGGATCCTGATGCGCACGCTGACCCGGCTCGGCATCCCCGTGCTGGTGTTCGTGAACAAGATCGACCGGATGGGCGCGCAAGAAGGCCCGCTGCTCGACGCCCTGCGCGCGAAACTCTCGCCGCGTTGCGTCGCGCTCAGCACCGTGACCGGGCTGGGCACCGCGCAGGCGAAGCCGTCACCGCTGCCGTTCGGCGAAGAGCTGGCCGAGGCGCTGGCGGACGACGACCGCTTCCTCACCGCCTACGTGGCCGGCGAAGTGTCCGAAGAGGACTATCGCGGCGCGCTCGTCCGGCAGGTCGGATTGGGCACCGTCCACCCGGTGCTGTTCGGCTCCGCGATCACGGGCGCCGGCGTCGGCGAACTCGTCACGGCCGTGCGGGAGCTGTTCCCGGCCCGTACCCGCGACGACGCCGGGCCGTTGGACGCCACGGTGTTCAAGATCGAACGCGGCCGCGCGGGCGAGAAAGTCGCGTACACCCGGGTGCGCTCGGGCTCGCTGGGCCCGCGGCGGCCGTTTCCCTTCTACCGACGGGAAAACGACGGAACCGTGGTCGATCTGGCCGGCCGCGCTTCGGCCGTACGCGTCTACGAGCACGGCGCGACGCCGGTCGAAGGCACGGCGCTGGCCGGTGATGTCGCCCGGGTGTGGGGATTGAAGGACGTCCGCATCGGCGACCAGCTCGGCTCACCCGAGCACCTGCCCGCCCGCGGGTTCTTCGCGCCGCCCAGCCTGGAGACAGTGGTCCACCCAGTGGACCCGGACCAGGGCGTCGCGCTGTACGCGGCGCTGGAACGACTGTCCGAACAGGACCCGTTCATCGGCATCCGACGGCGCGGGCACGAGGTTTCCGTGCGCCTCTACGGCGAAGTGCAGAAGGAGGTCGTCCGCTCGACGCTGGCGGAGGAGTTCGGTGTGGACGTTCGGTTCGAAGAATCACGGACGCTGTACGTCGAGCGTCTTTCCGGCATCGGCACGGCCATGCGAAACCCGGCGCCGGACGAGCGGGTCTACTTCTGGGCGACGGTCGGCCTTCGGGTCGAGCCCGCGGCGCCCGGCTCCGGCGTCGGCTACGCGCTGGCCGTGGAGCTGGGTTCGCTGCCGCTGGCGTTCCACCGGGCGATCGAGGAGACCGTGTACGAAACGCTGCGCCACGGCCCGCGCGGCTGGGAGGTGATCGACTGCCTCGTCACGCTCACGCACACCAGGTTCTACCCGCCGCTCAGCACCGCGGGCGACTTCCGCGGGATGACGTCGATCGTGCTGCGGGAGGCGGTGCGCCGGGCCGGGACCCGTGTCCACGAGCCGGTGAACGCGTTCGAGGCCGAGGTCCCCACGGCCGCGGTGAGCGCGGTGCTGCGCAAACTCGTGGAGCTGCGCGCGGTGCCGGGTGAGCCCATCGTCCGCGGCGCGGTGTGCACGGTGGCCGGGACCATCCCGGCCGCCTCGGTGCACGAGCTGGAGCAGGCGCTGCCCGCGCTGACGCAGGGCGAGGGGGTGTTCGTCAGCGAGTTCGGCGAATACCGGCCGCGCTGA
- a CDS encoding DoxX family protein — protein sequence MFARVKDVALLLGRIGIAVVFFAHGVQKWNAGVTATGTMFDQMGIPLPTIAAVFVIILEVLGSIAFVAGFLLPLIAVGYAVDMAGALISVHAQNGLTGNGGYELVLVLGLAALALGFNGGRLSLDHVLFWRKREARISARELETV from the coding sequence ATGTTCGCTCGAGTCAAGGACGTCGCGCTGCTGCTCGGCCGGATCGGCATCGCTGTGGTGTTCTTCGCCCACGGCGTGCAGAAGTGGAACGCCGGGGTCACCGCCACCGGGACCATGTTCGATCAGATGGGCATCCCGCTGCCGACCATCGCGGCGGTCTTCGTGATCATCCTGGAGGTGCTCGGGTCCATCGCGTTCGTCGCGGGCTTCCTGCTGCCGCTGATCGCGGTGGGCTACGCCGTGGACATGGCCGGCGCGCTGATTTCCGTGCACGCGCAGAACGGCCTGACCGGCAACGGCGGTTACGAGCTGGTGCTGGTGCTCGGCCTGGCCGCGCTCGCACTGGGCTTCAACGGCGGGCGGCTCTCGCTGGACCACGTGCTGTTCTGGCGCAAGCGTGAGGCGCGGATCTCGGCGCGGGAACTCGAGACCGTCTGA
- a CDS encoding TIGR03089 family protein codes for MSLTEQLLRPLLASPAKPLITHYDDRLGSRVELSVATTVNWAAKTANWLVDEFDVEPGDDVAVRLPPHWQTAGVLLGAWWCGARVVAEPAGARVVFVGPDEELDAPAVAVVSLDPMGRGLSQPPGGSALDYLSEARLSGDQFSPLSPIPGDTPALGESTVDEILTEARNRAGKLGLTAADRVLSTLDWSVPEGVLDGLLVPLAASAHLVQVTNADPAKLDARREVERTTADLS; via the coding sequence ATGAGTCTCACCGAGCAGCTGCTGCGCCCGCTCCTGGCGTCGCCGGCGAAACCGCTGATCACGCATTACGACGACCGGCTCGGCAGCCGCGTCGAGCTGTCCGTGGCGACCACGGTGAACTGGGCCGCGAAAACGGCGAACTGGCTGGTCGACGAGTTCGACGTCGAGCCGGGTGACGATGTCGCGGTGCGCCTGCCCCCACACTGGCAGACCGCGGGCGTGCTGCTCGGCGCGTGGTGGTGCGGCGCGCGCGTGGTCGCCGAGCCGGCCGGGGCGCGGGTGGTGTTCGTCGGCCCGGACGAGGAGCTGGACGCGCCCGCGGTGGCCGTCGTCTCGCTCGACCCGATGGGCCGCGGCCTCAGCCAGCCGCCCGGCGGCTCCGCGCTCGACTACCTCAGCGAGGCCCGGCTGTCCGGCGACCAGTTCAGTCCCCTGTCCCCCATCCCCGGCGACACCCCGGCGCTCGGCGAGTCCACAGTGGACGAAATACTGACCGAAGCCCGAAACCGGGCCGGGAAGCTCGGGCTCACGGCCGCCGACCGTGTTCTGTCCACACTGGACTGGTCCGTGCCCGAGGGAGTGCTCGACGGCCTACTGGTGCCACTGGCCGCGAGCGCCCACCTGGTCCAGGTGACCAACGCGGACCCGGCGAAACTCGACGCCCGCCGCGAGGTCGAGCGCACCACCGCCGACCTCTCCTGA
- a CDS encoding SDR family oxidoreductase yields MTILVTGARGNVGGALFSQLISAGQDVIAGARDASVLDVAGPAVSLDLERPETLDGVLDGVDAVFLYTRPQGIEGFIAAARKAGVRRVVQLSSIAVLEPHSQTSRIASLHRAVEQALAASGLDVTVLHPGAHLPPVGGGAPRGLRLTQDS; encoded by the coding sequence ATGACCATCTTGGTGACCGGCGCGCGCGGAAACGTTGGCGGCGCGCTGTTCTCGCAGTTGATTTCCGCCGGTCAGGACGTGATCGCCGGGGCGAGGGACGCCTCGGTGCTGGACGTCGCGGGCCCGGCCGTCAGCCTGGACCTCGAACGGCCGGAGACCTTGGACGGTGTGCTCGACGGCGTTGACGCCGTGTTCCTGTACACCCGGCCGCAGGGGATCGAGGGGTTCATCGCGGCGGCGCGGAAGGCGGGTGTGCGCCGCGTCGTGCAGCTGTCCTCGATCGCCGTGCTGGAGCCACATTCGCAGACGAGCCGGATCGCTTCGCTGCATCGAGCCGTCGAACAGGCGCTGGCCGCCTCGGGCCTCGACGTGACCGTGCTGCACCCCGGCGCGCACCTTCCGCCAGTGGGCGGAGGAGCACCGCGCGGACTTCGCCTGACCCAGGACTCGTGA
- a CDS encoding LCP family protein, whose protein sequence is MHENEGKPESADEAEPTSEPADVEAASAESATETAESAPKPVIDLPQPTKRPDADTESDEKPVWKPSPYPRTPSPAPVAVTRRRRVGRAGRVTGRIAIGLVSMLALGGTGYAYVTTNQVQDNVPTTDVLTPRAGEPPAPPADDGATDILLVGSDARTDMQGNPLPTSMLKSLRTEEKAGINTDTIILLRFPKDGGKPSGVSIPRDSWVDIPGRGQSKINSAYGVAKGAFAADERAKGEKDQAKIERDSDGEGRRMLVQTVQDLTKVRIDHYAEVSLLGFYLLTEALGGVKVCLNHATTDKDSGADFRRGVQTVSGGEALSFVRQRKNLPNGDLDRIVRQQAFLSSALHQVLSAGTLASPSTMSGLMDAVHRSIVVDDGLDVLTFAQQVKGIASGDLNFTTIPVITANGRSADGQSIVQIDPAAVQSFVAGLVGRGAPAGGGGAAAGAPAGGGAAAGAPALTLDSGIPGVPCVD, encoded by the coding sequence GTGCACGAGAACGAGGGCAAGCCGGAGAGCGCGGACGAAGCCGAGCCGACGTCGGAACCTGCCGATGTGGAGGCCGCTTCGGCGGAGAGTGCGACGGAGACGGCCGAGAGCGCGCCGAAGCCGGTCATCGACCTGCCGCAACCGACCAAGCGGCCGGACGCGGACACGGAAAGTGACGAGAAGCCGGTCTGGAAGCCGTCGCCTTACCCCCGTACGCCCAGTCCCGCACCGGTGGCGGTCACTCGCCGCCGTCGCGTGGGCCGCGCGGGACGGGTGACGGGCCGGATCGCGATCGGGCTGGTGTCGATGCTGGCGCTGGGCGGCACCGGCTACGCGTACGTCACCACGAACCAGGTCCAGGATAACGTGCCCACCACTGACGTGCTGACGCCGCGCGCGGGTGAGCCGCCCGCGCCGCCCGCCGACGACGGCGCCACCGACATCCTCCTGGTGGGCAGCGACGCCCGCACCGACATGCAGGGCAACCCGCTGCCGACGAGCATGCTGAAGTCGCTGCGCACCGAGGAGAAGGCCGGGATCAACACCGACACGATCATCCTGCTGCGGTTCCCGAAGGACGGCGGCAAGCCCTCGGGCGTCTCCATCCCGCGGGACAGCTGGGTCGACATCCCCGGCCGCGGCCAGTCGAAGATCAACTCGGCGTACGGCGTCGCGAAGGGCGCGTTCGCCGCCGACGAGCGCGCGAAGGGCGAGAAAGACCAGGCGAAGATCGAGCGTGACTCCGACGGCGAGGGCCGCCGTATGCTGGTCCAGACCGTGCAGGACCTGACGAAGGTCCGGATCGACCACTACGCCGAGGTCAGCCTGCTGGGCTTCTACCTGCTCACCGAGGCGCTCGGCGGGGTCAAGGTCTGCCTGAACCACGCGACCACGGACAAGGACTCGGGCGCGGACTTCCGCCGCGGCGTCCAGACCGTCTCGGGCGGTGAGGCGCTGTCCTTCGTGCGCCAGCGCAAGAACCTGCCGAACGGCGACCTGGACCGGATCGTGCGGCAGCAGGCGTTCCTGTCCTCCGCGCTGCACCAGGTGCTCTCCGCGGGCACGCTGGCCAGCCCGTCGACGATGAGCGGCCTGATGGACGCGGTTCACCGCTCCATCGTGGTGGACGACGGCCTCGACGTGCTGACCTTCGCGCAGCAGGTGAAGGGCATCGCGTCCGGCGACCTGAACTTCACCACCATCCCGGTGATCACGGCCAACGGCCGCAGCGCCGACGGCCAGAGCATCGTGCAGATCGACCCGGCGGCGGTGCAGTCCTTCGTGGCCGGGCTCGTCGGCCGCGGCGCCCCGGCCGGTGGCGGCGGTGCCGCGGCCGGTGCCCCCGCGGGCGGCGGCGCTGCCGCGGGAGCGCCCGCGCTCACGCTGGACTCCGGCATCCCGGGCGTGCCCTGCGTGGACTGA
- a CDS encoding LCP family protein: MTEWPGSPLPARRGRGVLVVFRRGGKVLMSVLSIVILALTWYGWQFIGDPQTGFTTTEIFDQAQSHAKPLDGAIDILLVGQDSRTDAQGNPLPREVLDMLHAGVSDGERQTDTMILVHIPQNGQHAVAISFPRDSYVDITGGFGKHKLNSAYVYAYNDTFKTLQAHGDADLKDVDEKSKVAGRKNLVATLEKFMGKPGMIDRYAEVNLASFYEITNAIGGVEVCLNNAVKEKKSGVDLPAGQQSIEGVQALAFVRQRYGLPNGDLDRIGRQQAFLSGLANKVLSSDVLANPVKIAQLISAVKKSVVLSAGWDLNEFAEQMRGLTGGNVEFHTIPTQGNATIGGADVLRVDPAQVQAEVSRLASDGGAPQDKPASTTLPGADAVTVELFDGTGAGVATQAHTLLQGKGFKLASDAKLSLRSSSVIRYNPADESALALVRQALGTEVEAEPDSDVTAGHVRVLLGKDLRGKLTPDSSSSSPSTSAAPKTSVAPVTPTAPPITAGGVPCVN; the protein is encoded by the coding sequence GTGACCGAGTGGCCTGGGTCACCTCTGCCGGCCCGCCGTGGTCGCGGCGTGCTGGTCGTGTTCCGGCGCGGCGGCAAGGTCCTCATGTCCGTGCTGTCGATCGTCATCCTGGCGCTGACCTGGTACGGCTGGCAGTTCATCGGCGACCCGCAGACGGGGTTCACCACCACCGAGATCTTCGACCAGGCGCAGTCGCACGCGAAGCCGCTCGACGGCGCGATCGACATCCTCCTGGTCGGCCAGGACAGCCGCACCGACGCGCAGGGCAACCCGTTGCCGCGCGAGGTGCTGGACATGCTGCACGCCGGCGTCTCCGACGGCGAGCGCCAGACCGACACGATGATCCTCGTGCACATCCCGCAGAACGGGCAGCACGCCGTCGCCATCTCGTTCCCGCGCGACTCCTACGTCGACATCACCGGCGGGTTCGGCAAGCACAAGCTCAACAGCGCGTACGTGTACGCCTACAACGACACGTTCAAGACACTTCAGGCGCACGGCGACGCCGACCTGAAGGACGTCGACGAGAAGTCGAAGGTCGCCGGCCGCAAGAACCTGGTCGCCACCCTCGAGAAGTTCATGGGCAAACCGGGCATGATCGACCGTTACGCCGAAGTGAATCTGGCCAGCTTCTACGAGATCACCAACGCCATCGGCGGCGTCGAGGTGTGCCTCAACAACGCCGTGAAGGAGAAGAAGTCCGGCGTCGACCTGCCGGCCGGGCAGCAGAGCATCGAGGGCGTGCAGGCGCTGGCGTTCGTCCGGCAGCGCTACGGGCTGCCCAACGGCGACCTCGACCGCATCGGCCGCCAGCAGGCGTTCCTCTCCGGGCTGGCCAACAAGGTCCTGTCGTCGGACGTGCTGGCCAACCCGGTGAAGATCGCGCAGCTGATCAGCGCCGTGAAGAAGTCCGTGGTGCTTTCGGCGGGCTGGGACCTCAACGAGTTCGCCGAGCAGATGCGCGGGCTCACCGGCGGCAACGTCGAGTTCCACACCATCCCCACGCAGGGCAACGCGACGATCGGCGGCGCCGACGTGCTGCGCGTCGACCCGGCCCAGGTGCAGGCCGAGGTCAGCCGGCTGGCCTCCGACGGCGGCGCACCGCAGGACAAACCCGCCTCGACCACGCTGCCGGGCGCGGACGCCGTCACGGTGGAGCTGTTCGACGGCACCGGCGCCGGCGTCGCGACCCAGGCGCACACCCTGTTGCAGGGCAAGGGGTTCAAGCTCGCGAGCGACGCCAAGCTGTCCCTCCGGTCCAGCAGCGTGATCCGCTACAACCCGGCGGACGAGTCCGCGCTCGCGCTGGTGCGCCAGGCGCTCGGCACCGAGGTCGAGGCCGAGCCGGACTCCGACGTCACCGCCGGGCACGTGCGGGTGTTGCTCGGCAAGGACCTGCGCGGGAAGCTGACGCCGGATTCGTCCTCCTCCAGTCCCTCCACCTCCGCCGCGCCGAAGACTTCGGTCGCGCCCGTCACACCGACCGCGCCGCCGATCACGGCGGGCGGGGTGCCCTGCGTCAACTAA
- the rfbB gene encoding dTDP-glucose 4,6-dehydratase, translated as MRVLVTGGAGFIGSHYVRQVLTGAYPTLGDAEVVVLDKLTYAGNQANLDPVAADQRLRFVQGDICDTALVTDLMRGVDLVVHFAAESHVDRSILGSADFVLTNVLGTQTLLQAALEAGVGRFVHVSTDEVYGSIADGSWSEEHILEPNSPYSASKASSDLIARSFFRTHGLPVCVTRCSNNYGPYQFPEKVIPLFVTNLLDGRKVPLYGDGLNVRDWLHVDDHCHGIQLVADGGRAGEIYNIGGGTELTNRELTGRLLDAAGVGWEMVEPAADRKGHDRRYSVDITKISGELGYAPRVSFEDGLAGTVRWYADNRAWWEPLKARAALGAS; from the coding sequence ATGCGGGTATTGGTCACCGGCGGTGCCGGCTTCATCGGATCGCACTACGTGCGGCAGGTGCTGACGGGTGCCTACCCGACGCTGGGTGACGCCGAGGTGGTGGTGCTGGACAAGCTCACCTACGCGGGCAACCAGGCGAACCTCGACCCCGTGGCCGCTGACCAGCGGCTTCGCTTCGTCCAGGGCGACATCTGCGACACGGCGCTGGTCACCGACCTGATGCGCGGCGTCGACCTGGTGGTGCACTTCGCCGCGGAGTCCCATGTGGACCGTTCGATCCTCGGCTCGGCCGACTTCGTGCTGACCAACGTGCTCGGCACCCAGACCCTGTTGCAGGCGGCACTGGAGGCGGGCGTCGGCAGGTTCGTGCACGTGTCGACGGACGAGGTGTACGGGTCCATCGCGGACGGTTCGTGGTCGGAAGAACACATACTGGAGCCGAATTCGCCGTATTCGGCGTCGAAGGCGTCCTCCGATCTGATCGCGCGCTCGTTCTTCCGCACGCACGGGCTGCCGGTCTGTGTCACGCGGTGCTCGAACAACTACGGGCCGTACCAGTTCCCGGAGAAGGTGATCCCGCTCTTCGTCACGAACCTGCTCGACGGCCGCAAGGTCCCGCTGTACGGCGACGGCCTCAACGTCCGTGACTGGTTGCATGTGGACGACCACTGCCACGGCATCCAGCTCGTCGCCGACGGCGGCCGCGCCGGCGAGATCTACAACATCGGCGGCGGCACCGAGCTGACCAACCGCGAGCTGACCGGACGGCTGCTGGACGCGGCCGGGGTGGGCTGGGAGATGGTCGAGCCGGCGGCCGACCGCAAGGGCCACGACCGGCGGTACTCCGTCGACATCACGAAGATCAGCGGCGAGCTCGGTTACGCTCCGCGGGTGTCCTTCGAGGACGGTCTGGCGGGTACGGTGCGCTGGTACGCGGACAACCGCGCGTGGTGGGAGCCGCTGAAGGCCCGTGCCGCGCTCGGCGCGTCCTGA
- the rfbD gene encoding dTDP-4-dehydrorhamnose reductase, protein MRLALLVPGGSGQLGRDLAAKAGPEVDVLAPSSAELNLTSVGDVLSAVGALASRAAASGAFPVVLNAAAYTAVDAAEKDEKRAFAVNVDGPRVLAAACASRRVPLVHVSTDYVFPGDASRPYEVTDALGPHTAYGRTKAAGEDAVLGSGARSWVVRTSWVYGKSGKNFVKTMARLEQEKDTLSVVDDQVGSPTWSADLAAGLVELAGFLAEDRGPASPVLHCTGAGEVSWCGFAKAIFTELGADPGRVKPCTTADYPLPAPRPAYSVLSNASWREAGLTPVRSWEDALKAYFAGA, encoded by the coding sequence GTGCGGCTAGCTCTGCTCGTGCCCGGCGGGTCCGGCCAGCTCGGCCGTGACCTGGCCGCGAAGGCCGGTCCGGAGGTGGATGTCCTCGCGCCGTCCTCGGCCGAGCTGAACCTGACGTCGGTGGGCGACGTGCTGTCCGCGGTGGGCGCCCTGGCCTCGCGGGCCGCGGCCTCGGGCGCCTTCCCGGTGGTGCTGAACGCCGCGGCTTACACGGCGGTGGACGCCGCGGAGAAGGACGAGAAGCGCGCGTTCGCGGTGAACGTCGACGGTCCTCGGGTGCTGGCGGCGGCGTGCGCGTCCCGCCGGGTCCCGTTGGTGCACGTGTCGACGGACTACGTGTTTCCCGGCGACGCCTCCCGTCCTTATGAGGTCACGGACGCTCTCGGCCCGCACACCGCGTACGGCCGCACGAAGGCCGCGGGCGAGGACGCGGTGCTGGGCTCGGGCGCGCGGTCGTGGGTGGTGCGCACGAGCTGGGTGTATGGCAAGTCCGGCAAGAACTTCGTGAAGACCATGGCGCGGTTGGAGCAGGAGAAAGACACTCTGTCCGTTGTGGACGATCAGGTCGGATCGCCCACGTGGTCGGCCGATCTGGCCGCGGGGCTGGTGGAGCTGGCGGGGTTCTTGGCGGAGGACCGTGGGCCTGCTTCACCCGTCCTGCACTGCACGGGTGCAGGCGAGGTTTCGTGGTGCGGGTTCGCGAAGGCGATCTTCACCGAGCTGGGGGCCGATCCGGGGCGGGTCAAGCCTTGTACAACGGCGGACTACCCCCTCCCAGCGCCGAGGCCCGCGTATTCGGTGCTGTCGAACGCTTCCTGGCGTGAGGCCGGGTTGACGCCCGTGCGTTCCTGGGAGGACGCGCTGAAGGCCTACTTCGCTGGGGCTTAG
- a CDS encoding glycosyltransferase family 4 protein produces the protein MADRPLRVLIDGTPLLGSRTGIGRYTAALSEELASMSDVDLRAVAFTLRGWRKLRHVLPHGVQARGMPVSARLLRQTWLRSELPPVELFAGSTDVVHGTNFVLPGRLRAAGVLTIHDLAFLDAPAELAPSDRDLPELVRRGVDRANVICTPTAAVADAVAARLDVDRDKIVVTPLGVNPAWFTARPPDDGQRAKLRLPDKYLLFAGAAGPRKGLDWLARTHASAPDLPPLVFAGPGPFERLPRSGQTGYLSDVDLRTVVAGAAALVLPSRDEGFGLPVLEAMASDVPVVCTDIPALREVAGECATLVPYDDVDALAEALRTAVTDPHATATSTARRTHAANFTWRKCADLTVGAYKKAMES, from the coding sequence GTGGCTGACCGCCCCTTGCGGGTGCTGATCGACGGCACTCCCCTGCTCGGCTCGCGGACCGGCATCGGCCGGTACACCGCCGCGCTGAGCGAGGAACTGGCGTCGATGTCCGATGTGGACCTGCGCGCGGTGGCGTTCACCTTGCGGGGCTGGCGAAAGCTGCGTCACGTGCTGCCACACGGCGTGCAGGCGCGCGGCATGCCGGTGTCCGCGCGGCTGCTGCGCCAGACCTGGCTGCGCTCGGAGCTGCCGCCGGTGGAGCTGTTCGCGGGCTCGACGGATGTGGTGCACGGGACCAATTTCGTCCTGCCCGGCCGGCTGCGGGCCGCGGGCGTGCTGACCATCCACGACCTGGCGTTCCTGGACGCGCCCGCGGAGCTGGCGCCGTCGGACCGCGACCTGCCGGAACTGGTCCGCCGCGGCGTCGACCGCGCGAACGTGATCTGCACCCCGACGGCCGCCGTCGCCGACGCCGTGGCGGCCCGCCTCGACGTGGACCGGGACAAGATCGTGGTGACTCCGCTGGGCGTCAACCCGGCGTGGTTCACCGCCCGCCCGCCGGACGACGGCCAGCGCGCGAAGCTCCGCCTGCCGGACAAGTACCTGCTGTTCGCCGGCGCCGCCGGACCGCGCAAGGGCCTGGACTGGCTGGCCCGCACCCACGCCTCGGCCCCCGACCTGCCGCCGCTGGTCTTCGCGGGCCCGGGCCCGTTCGAACGGCTTCCCCGCTCCGGCCAGACCGGTTATCTGTCCGATGTGGACCTGCGCACCGTCGTCGCCGGCGCCGCCGCACTGGTTTTGCCTTCTCGCGACGAGGGTTTCGGCCTGCCCGTGCTGGAAGCCATGGCCTCCGACGTCCCCGTGGTCTGCACCGACATCCCCGCCCTGCGCGAAGTCGCGGGCGAGTGCGCCACCCTGGTCCCCTACGACGACGTGGACGCCTTGGCCGAAGCCCTGCGCACCGCCGTCACGGATCCCCATGCCACCGCGACGTCCACCGCCCGGAGGACGCACGCCGCGAACTTCACCTGGCGGAAATGCGCGGACCTGACCGTCGGCGCCTACAAGAAGGCCATGGAAAGCTAA